Proteins encoded within one genomic window of Alteribacter populi:
- a CDS encoding sensor histidine kinase, producing MRIHNKFMVFFIIVLSLMCAITLIIYKNSQESIGQYDRILQRFLVLNEISQNTDEINHVFQDYLLVQNEERLEDFEQYKAEIYSNQAQFTEVISPQYDTSLSKNYYHMLSYFIDQMERSLETQTQEQTTEHFIYREEVEKVATWLNETTLRLINHELEDYHQLHSDSLMQNQFHLSFAIYGAMSLFAISLLFTYFMSKRILSPIHRLVEQANELSTGNFDVKDVEVTNDEVGVLSETFNQMKRNVKQLFVEIKQRAKLEQKLQDQEIKNIETHRLLKEMELRSLQNQMNPHFLFNTLNVVSKMAYIEGAEKSSDLVVSISKLLRYNLRPLEKAVTLRDEISHVKEYIEIQQVRFSERIVVEIKIETNDLDIPIPLLTLQPIVENAFIHGVDAKESGGEICIRVFERNHAVVAEISDNGEGIDADVLKELTDEPKGHLTGIGLMNVQKRLRMFYDKDDTVKVNSTLGYGTTIQLSLPKTNEAERWA from the coding sequence ATGAGGATTCATAACAAATTTATGGTTTTCTTTATTATTGTTCTCTCTCTCATGTGTGCGATTACGTTAATTATTTACAAAAATAGTCAAGAGTCTATTGGTCAGTATGATCGTATTCTCCAACGTTTTCTCGTTTTAAATGAAATCTCACAAAACACAGATGAGATCAATCACGTATTTCAAGATTATTTATTAGTCCAAAACGAAGAAAGGCTTGAAGATTTTGAACAATATAAGGCTGAAATCTACTCGAATCAAGCACAGTTCACAGAAGTTATTTCACCACAATACGATACTTCACTTTCAAAAAATTATTATCACATGCTTTCCTATTTTATTGATCAAATGGAAAGGTCACTAGAGACTCAAACGCAAGAGCAGACAACAGAGCACTTTATATATCGAGAGGAAGTCGAGAAAGTAGCGACTTGGTTAAATGAGACGACGTTAAGGCTAATCAATCACGAATTGGAGGATTATCATCAACTGCATTCTGATAGCTTAATGCAAAACCAGTTTCATTTATCCTTTGCGATCTATGGCGCGATGTCCCTTTTTGCTATCAGCCTATTATTCACGTATTTTATGTCGAAAAGGATTCTCTCACCTATTCATCGTTTAGTAGAGCAGGCGAATGAACTTTCAACCGGAAACTTTGATGTAAAAGATGTCGAAGTGACCAATGATGAGGTTGGTGTTCTGAGCGAAACCTTTAATCAAATGAAACGAAACGTAAAACAACTATTTGTAGAAATCAAACAACGAGCTAAGCTGGAACAAAAGTTACAGGACCAGGAAATCAAAAACATTGAAACGCATCGTTTATTAAAAGAAATGGAATTACGCTCATTACAAAATCAGATGAACCCTCATTTTTTATTTAACACGTTAAATGTCGTCTCTAAGATGGCGTACATCGAAGGAGCGGAAAAGTCGAGTGACTTAGTTGTCTCGATTTCGAAGCTGCTTCGTTATAACTTAAGACCACTTGAAAAGGCGGTTACTTTACGAGATGAGATTAGCCATGTGAAAGAATATATTGAAATCCAGCAAGTGCGTTTTAGTGAAAGGATCGTAGTTGAAATTAAAATTGAAACGAATGATTTAGACATTCCGATTCCTTTACTAACACTACAGCCGATTGTAGAAAATGCGTTCATTCACGGGGTGGACGCAAAAGAGTCAGGCGGAGAAATATGCATCCGTGTTTTTGAAAGAAATCATGCAGTTGTTGCCGAGATTTCGGATAACGGTGAGGGAATTGATGCTGACGTCCTTAAAGAATTAACGGATGAACCAAAAGGACATTTAACAGGGATTGGCCTCATGAATGTCCAAAAAAGACTGAGAATGTTTTATGACAAGGATGATACCGTGAAAGTAAATTCCACTTTAGGGTATGGAACGACGATCCAACTGTCATTACCGAAAACAAATGAAGCTGAAAGGTGGGCTTGA